The Natronoglycomyces albus genome has a segment encoding these proteins:
- the rplX gene encoding 50S ribosomal protein L24, producing the protein MKVKKGDRVRVIAGKDRGAEGRVLETFPKRDRVLVEGVNRVTKHTKVGQTNRGSRTGGIVTQEAAIHISNVMVLDADNQPTRVGYRIGDDGRKVRISRRTGKDL; encoded by the coding sequence ATGAAGGTGAAAAAAGGCGACCGAGTACGGGTTATCGCCGGTAAAGACAGAGGTGCAGAGGGCCGTGTGCTCGAGACCTTCCCCAAGCGGGACCGGGTCCTGGTCGAAGGTGTAAACCGGGTTACCAAGCACACCAAGGTCGGTCAGACCAACCGTGGGTCCCGCACCGGTGGGATCGTCACCCAAGAAGCCGCCATTCACATTTCGAACGTGATGGTGCTTGACGCGGATAACCAGCCCACCCGGGTTGGGTACCGCATTGGGGATGACGGTCGCAAGGTTCGCATTTCGAGGCGGACGGGTAAGGACCTCTAA
- the rplN gene encoding 50S ribosomal protein L14, whose protein sequence is MIQQESRLKIADNTGAREVLCIRVLGGSGRRYAGIGDLIVATVKDATPGAGVKKGDVVQAVIVRTAKERRRPDGSYIRFDENAAVLIKDGEPQGTRIFGPVGRELRDKQFMKIISLAPEVL, encoded by the coding sequence GTGATTCAGCAAGAGTCGCGGCTGAAAATCGCCGACAACACCGGGGCACGCGAAGTGCTGTGCATCCGGGTTTTGGGCGGTTCCGGCCGACGCTATGCGGGCATCGGCGACCTGATCGTGGCCACTGTCAAGGACGCCACTCCGGGTGCCGGAGTGAAGAAGGGCGATGTTGTGCAGGCCGTCATCGTGCGGACTGCCAAAGAACGTCGCCGTCCTGACGGCTCCTACATCAGGTTCGACGAAAACGCCGCTGTACTTATCAAGGATGGCGAGCCGCAGGGAACCCGCATCTTCGGGCCCGTGGGTCGAGAGCTGCGTGACAAGCAGTTCATGAAGATCATCTCCCTCGCGCCGGAGGTGCTGTAA
- the rpsQ gene encoding 30S ribosomal protein S17, protein MSEQTTTRGRRKVLQGLVVSDKMDKTAVIEVEDRVKHPLYGKVMRRTKKYKAHDESNECGIGDRVQIMETRPLSKTKRWRIVEILEKAK, encoded by the coding sequence ATGAGCGAGCAAACCACTACTCGCGGCCGGCGTAAGGTTCTTCAGGGCCTGGTCGTGAGCGACAAGATGGACAAGACGGCAGTGATCGAAGTCGAGGACCGGGTTAAGCACCCGCTCTATGGCAAGGTCATGCGTCGTACCAAGAAGTACAAGGCTCACGATGAGTCCAACGAGTGTGGCATTGGCGACCGGGTGCAGATCATGGAGACGCGCCCCCTTTCCAAGACCAAGCGTTGGCGCATCGTTGAGATCCTTGAGAAGGCCAAGTAA
- the rpmC gene encoding 50S ribosomal protein L29, which translates to MATGIQPGELRELSDKELETKLLDKKEELFNLRVRAATGQLENNHLLKGVRKEIARIYTIMNERKLGLSAAPEESNE; encoded by the coding sequence ATGGCTACCGGTATCCAACCTGGTGAGCTGCGCGAGCTCAGCGACAAGGAGCTCGAAACCAAACTGCTGGACAAGAAGGAAGAGCTGTTCAACCTGCGGGTTCGTGCAGCCACCGGCCAGCTGGAAAACAACCACCTACTCAAAGGCGTCCGTAAGGAAATCGCTCGGATCTACACGATCATGAACGAGCGCAAGCTCGGCCTGAGTGCCGCGCCGGAAGAGAGTAACGAATGA
- the rplP gene encoding 50S ribosomal protein L16, translating into MLMPRKPPKGYRKPHRPKRKGKAKGGTRVTFGEYGIQAVEHSYVTNRQIEAARISMTRHIKRGGKVWINIFPDHALTKKPAEVRMGSGKGSPEFWVANVKPGRVMFELSFPNEETAREALQRAIHKLPMKCRIVTREVGEA; encoded by the coding sequence ATGCTTATGCCACGTAAGCCCCCCAAGGGCTACCGCAAGCCCCACCGGCCGAAGCGCAAAGGCAAGGCCAAGGGCGGCACCCGGGTGACGTTTGGTGAATACGGCATCCAAGCCGTGGAGCACTCCTACGTCACCAACCGGCAGATTGAAGCTGCCCGTATCTCCATGACCCGGCACATCAAGCGTGGCGGCAAGGTGTGGATCAACATCTTCCCCGACCACGCTCTGACGAAGAAGCCAGCCGAAGTCCGTATGGGTTCGGGTAAGGGTTCACCGGAATTCTGGGTCGCCAATGTGAAGCCGGGCCGTGTGATGTTCGAACTGTCGTTCCCCAACGAGGAGACGGCACGTGAGGCATTGCAGCGGGCTATTCACAAACTGCCCATGAAGTGCCGCATCGTGACGCGTGAAGTAGGTGAGGCGTAA
- the rpsC gene encoding 30S ribosomal protein S3 → MGQKVHPHGYRLGISSDWTSRWYADKDYADYVGEDVKIRKLMTDGLQRAGIAKVDIERTRERVRVDIHTARPGIVIGRKGAEADRLRGKLEKLTGKQVQLNIIEVKNPDVDAQLVAQGISEQLTSRVNFRRAMRKAIQSAMRNPTVKGIKVQCSGRLGGAEMSRSEQYREGQVPLHTLRANIDYGLYEAHTTFGRIGVKVWVYKGEATLKEQAEQVQRRRDTGDGGGRGRRGGRGGRGGEGRGAEKKTGQEG, encoded by the coding sequence ATGGGTCAAAAGGTTCACCCGCACGGGTACCGCCTCGGCATCAGCAGCGACTGGACGTCCCGCTGGTACGCCGACAAGGACTATGCCGACTACGTCGGCGAGGACGTCAAGATCCGCAAGCTCATGACGGACGGTCTGCAGCGCGCCGGAATCGCCAAGGTCGACATCGAGCGCACCCGTGAGCGGGTTCGCGTCGACATCCACACCGCTCGTCCGGGCATCGTCATCGGCCGTAAAGGCGCCGAGGCCGACCGCCTGCGCGGCAAGTTGGAGAAGCTCACCGGTAAGCAAGTTCAGCTGAACATTATCGAGGTCAAGAACCCCGATGTCGACGCTCAGCTGGTTGCCCAGGGCATCTCCGAGCAGCTGACCAGCCGTGTCAACTTCCGTCGCGCGATGCGTAAGGCCATTCAGTCGGCCATGCGTAACCCGACGGTCAAGGGCATCAAGGTTCAGTGCTCCGGCCGCCTCGGTGGTGCGGAAATGTCCCGTTCCGAGCAGTACCGCGAGGGCCAGGTGCCCCTGCACACGCTGCGCGCGAACATCGACTACGGACTCTATGAGGCTCACACCACCTTCGGCCGCATTGGCGTGAAGGTCTGGGTCTACAAGGGTGAGGCCACGCTCAAAGAGCAGGCCGAGCAGGTCCAGCGCCGCCGGGACACCGGTGACGGCGGAGGTCGCGGTCGCCGTGGCGGTCGTGGCGGACGCGGTGGCGAAGGCCGCGGTGCCGAGAAGAAGACTGGTCAGGAGGGTTAA
- the rplV gene encoding 50S ribosomal protein L22, with product MAVMEAQEAPRARAVARYVRVAPRKARRVVDLVRGMPANEALTTLEFAPQAASEPVGKVIASAMANAENNLGLDAESLLISEIFVDEGPTMRRYRPRAQGRAFRINKRTSHITVVVEAVQAAPVASGPIRRPKAKPAATESTEAKSEGADETTDTAEKETN from the coding sequence ATGGCAGTAATGGAGGCCCAAGAGGCCCCGCGCGCGCGGGCTGTGGCGCGGTATGTCCGTGTCGCTCCTCGTAAAGCGCGCCGCGTCGTGGACCTCGTGCGTGGGATGCCCGCCAACGAGGCGCTGACGACTCTGGAATTTGCTCCGCAGGCCGCCAGCGAACCGGTCGGGAAGGTTATCGCCTCGGCGATGGCCAACGCCGAGAATAACCTCGGACTCGACGCCGAATCGCTTCTGATCTCGGAGATTTTCGTGGACGAAGGCCCGACCATGCGCCGTTACCGGCCGCGTGCTCAGGGCCGGGCGTTCCGGATCAACAAGCGCACCAGCCACATCACTGTGGTTGTCGAGGCCGTCCAGGCCGCGCCTGTGGCTTCCGGACCGATCCGCCGCCCCAAGGCCAAGCCTGCGGCGACGGAGTCGACGGAGGCGAAGTCCGAGGGCGCTGACGAGACCACCGACACCGCCGAGAAGGAGACCAACTAA
- the rpsS gene encoding 30S ribosomal protein S19, translated as MARSLKKGPFIDEHLEKKVQKAIESKSKNVIKTWSRRSTITPDFIGLTFGVHDGRKHVPVYVTESMVGHKLGEFALTRTFRSHDKDDRKSRRR; from the coding sequence ATGGCTCGCAGTCTTAAAAAGGGACCGTTCATCGACGAGCACCTGGAGAAAAAGGTGCAGAAGGCGATCGAGTCCAAGAGCAAGAACGTCATCAAGACCTGGTCGCGGCGTTCCACCATCACTCCTGACTTCATCGGACTGACGTTCGGTGTGCACGACGGACGCAAGCACGTCCCCGTTTACGTCACTGAGTCGATGGTGGGCCACAAGCTCGGAGAGTTCGCTTTGACGCGTACCTTCCGTAGCCACGACAAGGACGACCGAAAGAGCCGTCGGCGCTAG
- the rplB gene encoding 50S ribosomal protein L2, translating into MGIRKHKPTTPGRRGSSVADFAEVTRSQPEKSLVRPLTKTGGRNSQGRITTRHRGGGHKRQYRLIDFRRHDKDGVPAKVAHIEYDPNRTARIALLHYADGEKRYIICPKGLNQGDRIENGQGADIRPGNSLQLRHMPVGTVIHAVELKPGGGAKLGRSAGTGIQLLAREGQYAHLRMPSGEIRLVDTRCRATVGEVGNAEQSNINWGKAGRMRWKGRRPTVRGVVMNPVDHPHGGGEGRTSGGRHPVNPNGKPEGRTRKKNKGSDRLIVRRRYANRKRG; encoded by the coding sequence ATGGGTATCCGCAAACACAAGCCGACGACCCCCGGTCGTCGTGGGTCGAGCGTCGCAGACTTCGCTGAAGTCACCCGCTCGCAACCCGAGAAGTCGCTGGTGCGTCCGCTGACCAAGACTGGTGGCCGTAACTCGCAGGGACGCATCACCACGCGTCACCGCGGGGGAGGACACAAGCGTCAGTACCGCCTCATCGACTTCCGTCGCCACGACAAGGACGGCGTGCCGGCGAAGGTCGCTCACATCGAGTACGACCCGAACCGTACCGCCCGCATCGCGTTGCTGCACTACGCAGACGGCGAGAAGCGCTACATCATCTGCCCGAAGGGCCTCAATCAGGGCGACCGGATTGAGAACGGCCAAGGTGCCGACATCCGGCCCGGAAACAGCTTGCAGCTGCGTCACATGCCAGTCGGTACTGTGATTCATGCCGTGGAGCTCAAGCCCGGTGGAGGAGCCAAACTCGGCCGCTCGGCCGGAACGGGAATCCAGCTGCTGGCTCGCGAAGGACAATACGCCCACCTGCGTATGCCCTCTGGCGAGATCCGCTTGGTCGACACCCGCTGCCGCGCCACCGTTGGCGAGGTCGGCAACGCCGAGCAGAGCAACATCAACTGGGGCAAGGCCGGACGCATGCGCTGGAAGGGACGTCGTCCCACGGTGCGTGGTGTGGTTATGAACCCGGTTGACCACCCGCACGGTGGTGGTGAGGGCCGTACCTCTGGTGGCCGTCACCCGGTCAACCCGAACGGTAAGCCGGAAGGCCGCACCCGTAAGAAGAACAAGGGCTCCGACCGACTCATCGTGCGGCGCCGCTATGCCAACCGGAAGCGGGGTTAA
- the rplW gene encoding 50S ribosomal protein L23: MSDVKIADPRDIIIKPVISEKSYTLLGEGKYTFEVDTRANKSHIKIAVAQIFNVQVKSVNTINRQGKRKRTRDGWGKRKNVKHAIITVDGDPGRLGEIFGGPVS, encoded by the coding sequence ATGAGCGACGTGAAAATCGCCGACCCGCGCGACATCATCATTAAGCCGGTCATCTCGGAGAAAAGCTACACCCTCCTGGGTGAGGGCAAGTACACCTTCGAGGTCGACACCCGCGCTAACAAGTCTCACATCAAGATCGCCGTTGCGCAGATCTTCAATGTGCAGGTGAAGAGCGTCAACACCATCAACCGTCAGGGTAAGCGCAAGCGCACTCGTGACGGTTGGGGCAAACGCAAGAACGTCAAGCACGCGATCATCACCGTCGATGGCGACCCCGGTCGTCTCGGTGAGATCTTCGGCGGCCCGGTCTCGTAG
- the rplD gene encoding 50S ribosomal protein L4 gives MSLEIAVKDASGKATGTTISLPENIFDVEPNIPLMHQVVTAQLAAGRSGTHSTKTRGEVRGGGRKPYRQKGTGRARQGSIRAPQFTGGGVVHGPQPRDYSQRTPRKMKAQALACALTDRVRNEKIHAITSFVEGDTPSTKQAIASLGNIIESNKVLVVLTREQETDGLSLRNLPHVHLLPADQLNTYDVLNNEDIVFTEAALNEFLASKNRDQEAAA, from the coding sequence ATGAGCTTGGAAATCGCCGTCAAGGACGCTTCGGGTAAAGCCACCGGCACGACCATTTCGCTGCCGGAGAACATCTTCGATGTCGAACCGAACATCCCGCTGATGCACCAAGTGGTGACCGCTCAGCTGGCTGCTGGTCGCTCGGGCACTCACTCCACCAAAACCCGCGGTGAAGTCCGCGGTGGTGGCCGTAAGCCCTACCGCCAGAAGGGAACCGGTCGGGCCCGTCAGGGTTCCATCCGCGCTCCCCAGTTCACCGGCGGTGGCGTGGTGCACGGCCCCCAGCCGCGCGATTACTCGCAGCGGACCCCTCGGAAGATGAAGGCTCAGGCTCTCGCTTGCGCCCTCACCGACCGGGTGCGCAACGAGAAGATCCACGCGATCACCTCCTTCGTTGAAGGGGACACCCCTTCGACCAAGCAGGCCATCGCCTCGCTGGGCAACATCATCGAGTCGAACAAGGTACTGGTGGTTCTCACTCGCGAGCAGGAGACCGACGGGCTGAGCCTGCGGAACCTGCCGCACGTGCACCTGCTGCCTGCCGACCAGCTGAACACCTACGACGTTCTCAACAACGAGGACATCGTGTTCACCGAGGCTGCGCTAAATGAGTTCCTGGCCTCGAAGAACCGTGACCAGGAGGCCGCCGCATGA
- the rplC gene encoding 50S ribosomal protein L3: MDRQVKGILGTKVGMTQVWDENGRSVPVTVVQAGPNVVSQIRTPDKDGYAAVQLAFGDVKLKSVTKPLTGHFEKAGVAPRRHLVEIRTSDSSEYELGQEVKVDTFEQGELIDVTGTSKGKGFAGVMKRHGFAGQPASHGAHRVHRAPGAIGGCATPGRVFKGMRMPGRMGHNRRTVQNLTVQGVDTERNLVLIKGAVPGPKGATVLIRSAVKAGA, from the coding sequence ATGGACAGGCAAGTCAAGGGCATCCTGGGTACCAAGGTTGGTATGACCCAGGTATGGGACGAAAACGGCCGTTCTGTGCCGGTTACGGTTGTGCAGGCCGGCCCGAACGTCGTGTCGCAAATCCGTACGCCAGACAAGGACGGCTACGCAGCCGTTCAGCTGGCCTTCGGCGACGTCAAGCTCAAGAGCGTCACCAAGCCGCTCACGGGACACTTTGAGAAGGCAGGTGTGGCTCCGCGCCGTCACCTGGTCGAGATCCGGACCTCCGACTCCAGCGAATATGAGCTGGGACAGGAAGTCAAGGTCGACACCTTCGAACAAGGCGAGCTGATCGACGTCACCGGAACAAGCAAAGGTAAAGGTTTCGCTGGTGTCATGAAGCGCCACGGTTTCGCCGGTCAGCCGGCTAGCCACGGTGCTCACCGCGTCCACCGCGCCCCCGGAGCCATTGGTGGCTGCGCCACCCCCGGTCGCGTGTTCAAGGGCATGCGTATGCCCGGACGTATGGGCCACAACCGCCGCACGGTTCAGAACTTGACCGTGCAGGGCGTGGACACCGAACGGAACCTGGTGCTCATCAAGGGCGCCGTGCCCGGACCCAAGGGCGCTACCGTTCTGATTCGCTCGGCAGTGAAGGCTGGTGCCTAA
- the rpsJ gene encoding 30S ribosomal protein S10, which translates to MAGQKIRIRLKAYDHEVVDSSARKIVETVTRTGANISGPVPLPTEINRFCVIRSPHKYKDSREHFEMRTHKRLIDILDPTPKTVDSLMRLDLPAGVDIEIKL; encoded by the coding sequence ATGGCGGGACAGAAGATCCGCATTCGGCTAAAGGCCTACGACCACGAAGTCGTGGACTCCTCGGCCCGCAAGATCGTTGAGACGGTGACCCGTACGGGCGCCAACATCTCCGGTCCGGTGCCGTTGCCGACTGAGATTAACCGTTTCTGTGTTATCCGGTCACCGCACAAATACAAAGACTCGCGCGAGCACTTCGAGATGCGCACGCACAAGCGCCTGATCGACATTCTCGACCCGACCCCGAAGACGGTCGACTCGCTGATGCGTCTCGATTTGCCGGCCGGTGTCGACATCGAGATCAAGCTGTAG
- the tuf gene encoding elongation factor Tu: protein MAKEKFERTKPHVNIGTLGHVDHGKTTLTAAITKVLHDKHPDLNPYTPFDEIDNAPEEKQRGITIAISHVEYQTETRHYAHVDCPGHADYIKNMITGAAQMDGAILVVSATDGPMPQTREHVLLARQVGVPYIVVALNKSDMVDDEEILELVEMEVRELLTDAEFPGDDLPVVKVSALKALEGDEKWGEAVAELMQAVDDSIPEPEREMDKPFLMPVEDVFTITGRGTVITGRVERGVLLPNEEVEIVGIKETAINTKVTAIEMFRKTLDDARAGENVGLLLRGTKREEVERGMVVTKPGTTTPHTEFEAQVYILSKDEGGRHTPFFNNYRPQFYFRTTDVTGVVTLPEGTEMVMPGDNTDMKVELIQPIAMDDGLLFAIREGGRTVGSGRVTKVIK, encoded by the coding sequence GTGGCGAAGGAAAAGTTCGAGCGGACTAAGCCGCACGTCAACATTGGTACCCTCGGTCACGTTGACCACGGGAAGACCACGCTGACCGCTGCGATCACGAAGGTCCTGCACGACAAGCACCCGGACCTGAACCCGTACACGCCGTTTGACGAGATCGACAACGCGCCTGAAGAGAAGCAGCGCGGTATCACGATTGCGATTTCGCACGTCGAGTACCAGACCGAGACCCGGCACTACGCGCACGTAGACTGCCCTGGTCACGCTGACTACATCAAGAACATGATCACCGGTGCCGCGCAGATGGACGGCGCGATTCTGGTTGTTTCGGCCACCGACGGCCCGATGCCGCAGACCCGCGAGCACGTGCTGCTGGCCCGCCAGGTTGGCGTTCCCTACATCGTTGTGGCTCTGAACAAGTCCGACATGGTCGACGACGAGGAAATCCTCGAGCTCGTCGAGATGGAGGTCCGTGAGCTGCTGACGGACGCCGAGTTCCCCGGCGACGACCTCCCGGTCGTCAAGGTTTCGGCCCTGAAGGCCCTCGAAGGCGACGAGAAGTGGGGCGAGGCCGTAGCCGAGCTCATGCAGGCCGTCGACGACTCCATTCCGGAGCCCGAGCGCGAGATGGACAAGCCGTTCCTCATGCCGGTCGAGGACGTCTTCACGATCACCGGTCGTGGAACCGTCATCACCGGTCGCGTCGAGCGCGGTGTGCTGCTTCCGAACGAAGAGGTCGAGATCGTCGGCATCAAGGAAACGGCCATCAACACCAAGGTCACCGCGATCGAAATGTTCCGCAAGACCCTCGATGACGCCCGCGCGGGTGAAAACGTCGGTCTGCTGCTGCGTGGTACCAAGCGTGAAGAAGTCGAGCGCGGCATGGTTGTCACCAAGCCCGGCACGACCACTCCCCACACCGAGTTCGAAGCTCAGGTGTACATCCTGTCGAAGGATGAGGGTGGCCGCCACACGCCGTTCTTCAACAACTACCGCCCGCAGTTCTACTTCCGTACCACCGACGTGACCGGTGTCGTGACCCTCCCCGAGGGAACCGAGATGGTCATGCCCGGTGACAACACGGACATGAAGGTCGAGCTCATTCAGCCGATCGCCATGGACGACGGACTGCTCTTCGCGATCCGCGAGGGTGGCCGCACCGTTGGTTCAGGACGAGTGACCAAGGTCATCAAGTAG
- the fusA gene encoding elongation factor G: MAHIDAGKTTTTERILFYTGISHKIGEVHDGAATMDWMEQEQERGITITSAATKCEWDNHTIQIIDTPGHVDFTVEVERSLRVLDGAVAVYDGVAGVEPQTETVWRQADKYGVPRMCFVNKLDRTGANFFRCVEMMKDRLNSNTAVLQLPIGNEADFIGVIDLVEMNAKVWRGETGLGENYETEEIPADLADQAAEYREMLLETLADVDDEFAMKYLEGEEISTEEIKAAIRKGTNELAINPVLCGTAFKNKGVQPLLDAVVDYLPSPLDVPAIQGTLTDGETPAERHADVDEPFSCLAFKIQTDKHLGRLTFARVYSGKIETGNQVINSTKERKERIGKIYQMHANKREERSTAAAGDIIAIQGLKQTTTGDTLTDPQAQVVLESMIFPEPVIDVAIEPKSKADQDKLATAIQRLAEEDPTFRVVTDDETGQTVISGMGELHLDILVDRMRREFNVEANIGKPQVAYRETISKRVEKVEYLHKKQTGGSGQFARVLVNVEPLSLEDSEEIFEFENKITGGRIPKEYIPSVEHGAKDAMEFGVLAGYPLVGVKLELVDGQYHEVDSSEMAFKIAGTMVLKEAARRAKPVLLEPMMAVEVITPEETMGDVIGDINSRRGIVQEMGERGNDRTVKAQVPLSEMFGYVGDLRSKTQGRANYSMQFDTYAEVPANVAKEVIAKATGE; this comes from the coding sequence ATGGCCCACATTGATGCTGGTAAGACGACCACCACTGAGCGCATCCTGTTCTACACCGGTATCTCTCACAAGATCGGTGAAGTGCATGATGGCGCGGCCACCATGGACTGGATGGAGCAGGAGCAGGAGCGTGGTATCACCATCACCTCCGCCGCCACCAAGTGTGAGTGGGATAACCACACCATCCAGATCATCGACACCCCCGGTCACGTTGACTTCACCGTAGAGGTGGAACGTTCGCTGCGTGTCCTGGACGGTGCTGTCGCCGTGTACGACGGTGTCGCTGGCGTCGAGCCGCAGACTGAGACCGTGTGGCGTCAGGCCGACAAGTATGGCGTTCCCCGGATGTGCTTTGTCAACAAGCTCGACCGGACCGGCGCCAACTTCTTCCGCTGTGTCGAAATGATGAAGGACCGCCTGAACTCCAACACGGCTGTGTTGCAGCTGCCGATTGGTAACGAGGCCGACTTCATCGGAGTCATCGACTTGGTGGAGATGAACGCCAAGGTGTGGCGCGGGGAAACCGGTCTCGGCGAGAACTATGAGACCGAAGAGATCCCGGCCGACCTAGCCGACCAGGCCGCCGAATACCGTGAGATGTTGCTGGAGACCCTGGCTGACGTCGACGACGAATTCGCGATGAAGTACCTGGAAGGCGAAGAGATCTCCACTGAGGAGATCAAGGCCGCCATCCGTAAGGGCACCAACGAGCTGGCGATCAACCCGGTTCTGTGTGGCACCGCCTTTAAGAACAAGGGCGTGCAGCCGCTGCTCGACGCCGTGGTCGACTACCTGCCCAGCCCGCTGGACGTCCCCGCCATTCAGGGAACCCTCACCGACGGAGAGACGCCAGCTGAGCGTCACGCCGATGTCGACGAGCCGTTCTCCTGCCTGGCGTTCAAAATCCAGACGGACAAGCACCTTGGTCGTCTCACCTTCGCTCGGGTTTACTCGGGCAAGATTGAGACCGGTAACCAGGTCATCAACTCGACCAAGGAACGCAAAGAGCGCATCGGCAAGATCTACCAGATGCACGCCAACAAGCGCGAAGAGCGTTCGACCGCCGCGGCTGGCGACATCATCGCCATCCAGGGTTTGAAGCAGACCACCACTGGTGACACGCTGACTGACCCGCAGGCACAGGTCGTGCTGGAATCCATGATCTTCCCGGAGCCGGTTATCGACGTGGCCATCGAGCCCAAGTCGAAGGCCGACCAGGACAAGTTGGCCACCGCTATTCAGCGTCTGGCCGAAGAAGACCCGACCTTCCGCGTGGTCACCGATGACGAGACCGGCCAGACCGTGATCTCGGGTATGGGTGAGCTGCACCTGGACATCCTCGTGGACCGCATGCGCCGTGAGTTCAACGTGGAAGCCAACATCGGTAAGCCCCAGGTGGCCTACCGTGAGACCATTTCGAAGCGCGTGGAAAAGGTCGAATACCTGCACAAGAAGCAGACCGGTGGTTCCGGTCAGTTCGCGCGGGTACTCGTCAACGTCGAACCGCTCTCTTTGGAAGACTCCGAAGAGATCTTCGAGTTCGAGAACAAGATCACCGGTGGACGTATTCCGAAGGAATACATTCCCTCGGTGGAACACGGTGCCAAAGACGCGATGGAATTCGGTGTCTTGGCCGGATACCCGCTGGTGGGTGTCAAGTTGGAACTGGTCGACGGCCAGTACCACGAGGTCGACTCTTCGGAGATGGCCTTTAAAATCGCCGGTACGATGGTGCTGAAAGAGGCCGCTCGTCGCGCCAAACCAGTACTGCTCGAACCGATGATGGCAGTCGAAGTCATCACCCCGGAAGAAACCATGGGTGATGTCATCGGTGACATCAACTCTCGTCGCGGCATCGTCCAAGAAATGGGCGAGCGAGGCAACGACCGTACGGTCAAGGCTCAAGTGCCGCTGTCGGAGATGTTCGGTTACGTCGGGGACCTGCGGTCCAAGACGCAAGGCCGTGCAAACTACAGCATGCAATTCGACACGTACGCCGAAGTGCCGGCGAACGTGGCGAAGGAAGTGATTGCCAAGGCCACCGGCGAATAG
- the rpsG gene encoding 30S ribosomal protein S7, giving the protein MPRKGPAPRRPLTADPVHNSVLVTQLINKVLLRGKRRLAERIVYDALEGCRAKTDTDPVITLKRALDNVKPTLEVRSRRVGGATYQVPVDVRPQRATTLGLRWLVGYSRDRREKTMVERLQNEILDASNGLGAAVKRREDTHKMADSNKAFAHYRW; this is encoded by the coding sequence ATGCCGCGTAAAGGCCCTGCTCCGCGTCGGCCTCTAACCGCCGACCCGGTGCACAACTCGGTGCTGGTCACCCAACTGATCAACAAGGTGCTGCTCCGCGGCAAACGCCGTCTGGCCGAGCGCATCGTCTACGACGCCCTGGAAGGCTGCCGGGCGAAGACGGACACCGATCCGGTGATCACCTTGAAGCGCGCCCTGGACAACGTCAAACCGACCCTCGAGGTTCGTAGCCGCCGCGTCGGTGGCGCTACCTACCAGGTTCCGGTCGATGTCCGGCCGCAGCGCGCCACCACCTTGGGCCTGCGCTGGCTGGTCGGATACTCGCGCGATCGTCGTGAGAAGACCATGGTCGAGCGTCTCCAGAACGAAATCCTCGATGCATCCAATGGTCTCGGGGCCGCTGTCAAGCGCCGCGAAGACACCCACAAGATGGCCGACTCCAACAAGGCGTTCGCTCACTACCGTTGGTAG
- the rpsL gene encoding 30S ribosomal protein S12, with protein MPTIQQLVRKGRKAKISKNKTPALKGSPQRRGVCTRVYTTTPKKPNSAMRKVARVRLMSGVEVTAYIPGVGHNLQEHSIVLVRGGRVRDLPGVRYKIIRGTLDTQGVRDRKQARSRYGAKKEK; from the coding sequence GTGCCAACAATTCAGCAGCTGGTCCGTAAGGGCCGCAAGGCCAAGATCAGCAAAAATAAAACGCCGGCGCTGAAGGGCAGCCCGCAGCGGCGCGGTGTGTGCACCCGCGTGTACACCACCACGCCCAAGAAGCCGAACTCCGCGATGCGCAAAGTCGCCCGTGTTCGGCTTATGAGCGGTGTCGAAGTCACTGCCTACATTCCTGGCGTAGGACACAACCTGCAGGAACACTCCATCGTGCTGGTGCGCGGTGGCCGTGTTCGCGACCTGCCTGGTGTCCGCTACAAGATCATCCGTGGAACCCTCGACACCCAGGGCGTCCGCGACCGCAAACAGGCGCGCAGCCGCTACGGCGCGAAGAAGGAGAAATAA